A window from Azoarcus sp. DD4 encodes these proteins:
- a CDS encoding type VI secretion system Vgr family protein, with the protein MNQISKMDPLADLLAPFASAFSQHGRLLSLRLGASELWSTRLLPQYAEIEEQLSGGYTLWIRCLSPQAGLPLKQFVGQPACLGLVTSESESILRCGLVTRARALGGDGGFAAYELQVEAPLALLRHRHGSRIFQACSVPEIIDRLVQERRQESPAIAACFELRVELRKTYPARSYCVQYRESELAFMERLLTEEGIAWRYEHIAGNEEDDSVPRVAWVLFDDAGDLPPCIGRQVRFHRTDISEAADGLTVWQGARRLGSGSSGLASFDYKPVATLQVSEHGGRQAGEADGIEATLEDYDPQVAYYASDSAELAHYARLRQQAHDRDKKVFHGEGAVRTLQAGRWFELVDHPELGADPSAQHEFVVTGLHLRVANNLPGLAGALSGEPLSGVAASNGAPEMPCRVSFEAQRRGIALPPDYRGTAHARPTARGPQTATVVGPAGEAIHTDEYGRIKVQFHWQRERDHADGGAVFDERSSCWLRVSYPSAGTQWGHQFVPRIGQEVLVDFLDGDIDRPVVVGVLGNGSHRPVHFSGRGQLPANKALSGIKSQEMKGSGYNELLFDDTAGQLRTRLSSDHAASQLNLGYLVHPRTDGKAEPRGEGAELRTDAAIALRSAQGMLFSAYGRVAGKEGQLARGELLDLLEQCRQACRSLAEYAERHQALAGDGGPMETLIEGLKAWDAGSNLDRSGQGGGKPAICVTAPEGLALATPQNILSYAGLNQDLAAAQHLQLTAGEQVGVNAGAGLSLFAQSGDVRAIAHQGQYLMQAQHGDLVAEAERNVRVSATTGEVVVSAPTIRLVAGDGSFIRIGGGITLGTEAVVAVKAARQSMSGPATDAVDLPAFDKGSVDQRFQLFYPHADASVRQAAAERRYEITLKDGRVISGVSDSEGRTELLVADAMQLARIRIFDA; encoded by the coding sequence GTGAATCAAATCTCGAAGATGGACCCGCTTGCCGATCTCCTGGCACCTTTCGCCTCTGCGTTCAGTCAGCACGGCAGGCTGCTGTCGCTCCGACTCGGTGCTTCCGAGCTGTGGTCGACGCGGCTCCTTCCCCAGTATGCCGAAATCGAGGAGCAGCTTTCCGGGGGATATACCCTGTGGATACGCTGCCTTTCGCCGCAGGCGGGTTTGCCGCTGAAACAGTTTGTGGGGCAGCCCGCGTGCCTGGGTTTGGTGACGAGTGAGAGCGAATCGATCCTGCGCTGCGGGCTGGTGACGCGTGCCCGGGCATTGGGGGGAGACGGTGGCTTTGCCGCTTATGAACTGCAGGTCGAAGCGCCACTCGCGCTGCTTCGGCATCGCCATGGCAGCCGGATCTTTCAGGCCTGTTCGGTGCCGGAGATTATCGATCGGCTCGTACAGGAAAGGCGGCAGGAAAGCCCGGCGATCGCTGCCTGTTTCGAACTGCGCGTGGAGTTGCGCAAGACCTACCCGGCGCGCTCCTACTGTGTCCAGTATCGAGAGTCCGAACTGGCCTTCATGGAACGCCTGCTGACCGAGGAGGGTATCGCATGGCGTTACGAGCATATCGCCGGCAACGAGGAAGACGACTCTGTGCCGCGCGTGGCCTGGGTGTTGTTCGATGACGCAGGCGATCTGCCGCCCTGCATCGGTCGGCAGGTCCGCTTCCACCGCACCGACATCAGCGAAGCCGCGGACGGACTGACCGTATGGCAGGGTGCGCGCCGCCTGGGTAGCGGGAGCAGCGGGCTGGCGAGTTTCGACTACAAACCGGTGGCTACATTGCAGGTGAGCGAACACGGCGGCAGGCAGGCGGGCGAGGCGGACGGCATCGAAGCGACGCTGGAGGACTACGATCCCCAGGTAGCCTACTATGCAAGCGATTCAGCCGAGCTGGCGCACTATGCCCGCCTGCGGCAGCAGGCGCACGACCGCGACAAGAAGGTCTTCCATGGCGAGGGAGCAGTCCGGACCCTCCAGGCTGGCCGCTGGTTCGAACTGGTGGATCATCCGGAGCTCGGGGCAGATCCATCCGCGCAGCACGAATTCGTCGTCACCGGACTGCACCTCCGCGTGGCGAATAACCTGCCCGGCCTGGCCGGCGCTTTGTCCGGCGAGCCTCTGTCGGGGGTTGCTGCGTCGAATGGCGCGCCCGAGATGCCTTGCCGGGTGAGCTTCGAGGCGCAACGGCGCGGTATTGCACTGCCACCGGACTACCGTGGTACGGCGCATGCCCGCCCGACCGCGCGCGGGCCCCAGACGGCCACTGTGGTAGGGCCGGCCGGCGAGGCGATACATACCGACGAATACGGTCGCATCAAGGTCCAGTTCCACTGGCAGCGCGAACGCGATCACGCGGATGGAGGGGCTGTGTTCGACGAGCGGTCGTCCTGCTGGCTGAGGGTCAGCTATCCGAGTGCCGGCACCCAATGGGGGCATCAGTTCGTGCCGCGGATAGGACAGGAGGTCCTGGTGGATTTCCTCGACGGTGACATCGACAGACCGGTGGTGGTTGGCGTGCTCGGCAACGGATCGCATCGACCCGTGCATTTCTCGGGGCGGGGGCAGTTGCCCGCCAACAAGGCCTTGTCAGGCATCAAGTCGCAGGAGATGAAGGGGAGCGGCTACAACGAGCTGCTGTTCGACGATACCGCAGGCCAGTTGCGCACGCGCTTGAGCAGCGACCATGCGGCAAGCCAGCTCAATCTCGGCTATCTGGTCCATCCGCGGACCGACGGCAAGGCGGAGCCGCGTGGCGAAGGTGCGGAGTTGAGGACCGATGCCGCGATCGCGCTGCGCAGCGCGCAGGGCATGCTGTTCAGCGCCTATGGTCGGGTGGCGGGGAAAGAGGGGCAACTGGCTCGCGGCGAACTCCTCGATCTGTTGGAGCAATGCCGTCAGGCTTGCCGTTCGCTGGCCGAGTATGCCGAACGCCACCAGGCACTGGCCGGCGATGGGGGGCCAATGGAGACGCTGATCGAGGGGTTGAAAGCGTGGGACGCGGGCAGCAATCTCGACAGGAGCGGGCAGGGCGGCGGCAAGCCGGCGATCTGCGTGACAGCACCGGAAGGCCTGGCCTTGGCCACGCCGCAGAACATCCTGAGTTACGCCGGACTGAACCAGGATCTGGCGGCCGCCCAGCATCTGCAATTGACCGCCGGCGAGCAGGTGGGCGTGAATGCCGGTGCCGGTCTGAGCTTGTTCGCGCAATCGGGCGACGTCAGGGCGATCGCTCACCAGGGGCAGTATCTGATGCAGGCGCAGCACGGCGATCTGGTCGCGGAGGCGGAGCGCAATGTGCGTGTGTCGGCGACCACTGGCGAGGTCGTCGTCAGCGCACCGACCATACGCCTGGTTGCCGGGGACGGTTCTTTCATCCGAATTGGCGGCGGCATCACCCTCGGTACCGAGGCGGTGGTCGCAGTCAAGGCCGCACGCCAGTCGATGAGCGGACCGGCCACCGATGCCGTCGATCTACCTGCGTTCGACAAGGGCAGCGTCGATCAGCGCTTCCAGCTGTTCTATCCGCATGCCGACGCAAGCGTCCGCCAGGCGGCGGCCGAGCGGCGGTACGAGATCACGCTCAAGGACGGCCGCGTGATCAGTGGCGTGTCGGATAGCGAGGGCAGGACCGAACTGCTTGTTGCCGATGCGATGCAGCTGGCTCGCATCCGCATCTTCGATGCCTGA
- the tssF gene encoding type VI secretion system baseplate subunit TssF has product MFEALLPHYERELGYLRELSGEFARRFPRIAGRLQLDGDQCEDPHVERLIEAFAFLTARIHRKIDDEFPEITGDFLDALYPHLLQPIPAASIVQFEADPDRPELSRGHVVEPHQTVLTPAVDQIVCRFRTCYPVQLYPLSLVAAGIELTSAQPRLAAIAPRAAAVLTLTLETHGALPLASIGLQSLRFFLDGEPALMHLLYQLLLADDLEVRAGGGGVEAGRLSMLAPGAVRPVGFAREDGLLDYDDRSFLGYRLLSEYFSFPEKFLFLDFEGLGKVSADIVGGRLVIQCLFRHFPANGRHLRLLEQLDARHLRLGCTPVVNLFRQAAEPIRLTHRRTAYPVMADARAPQAYEVVRIGRVQCIERGSDTTVVRDVLPLYAVDGDGRGESTSSLRWRAGRERATRAGDRGTDVELHLVDGSYSPSRPAAETLSVELLCSNRDLPERLPFGGSESGSHTDFSLPGQAMVRRVRLLRKPTLSVRPPDRAGWQWQLVSHLSLNHLSIADGDGAALRALLALYNPTDRQAVRRQIDGIRAVRSAPSVARLAGPDFASWVRGTDIELTLDEECYVGGSTYLFAGVLERFFALYCAPNSFVRLRYRTLQNEETVVEWAPRSGEAVVI; this is encoded by the coding sequence GTGTTTGAAGCATTGCTGCCGCATTACGAGCGTGAACTCGGCTATCTGCGTGAGCTTTCCGGCGAGTTTGCCCGGCGCTTCCCGCGGATTGCCGGGAGGCTGCAACTCGATGGCGACCAATGCGAGGATCCGCATGTCGAGCGCCTGATCGAGGCCTTCGCCTTTCTGACCGCCCGCATCCACCGCAAGATCGACGACGAGTTCCCCGAGATTACCGGGGACTTTCTCGATGCCTTGTATCCGCATCTGTTGCAGCCCATCCCGGCGGCCAGCATCGTCCAGTTCGAAGCCGATCCGGACCGACCGGAACTGAGCCGGGGCCATGTCGTCGAGCCTCACCAGACCGTCCTGACGCCGGCGGTGGATCAGATCGTCTGCCGCTTCCGGACCTGCTACCCGGTACAACTCTATCCGCTGTCGCTCGTTGCGGCAGGCATCGAACTCACCAGTGCGCAGCCCCGCCTCGCGGCTATCGCGCCGCGGGCGGCCGCGGTGCTCACGCTGACCCTGGAGACGCACGGTGCTCTGCCGCTCGCCTCCATCGGCCTGCAATCCCTGCGCTTTTTCCTCGATGGCGAACCCGCCCTGATGCACCTGCTGTACCAGTTGCTGCTGGCCGACGACCTCGAAGTCAGGGCCGGTGGCGGTGGGGTTGAGGCAGGCCGGCTGTCGATGCTTGCGCCCGGTGCCGTGCGGCCGGTCGGGTTCGCTCGCGAGGATGGCCTGCTCGATTACGATGACCGTTCGTTTCTCGGTTATCGCTTGCTGAGCGAATACTTCAGCTTCCCGGAAAAGTTTCTCTTTCTCGACTTCGAAGGGCTGGGCAAGGTCTCGGCCGATATCGTCGGTGGCAGGCTGGTGATCCAGTGCCTGTTCCGCCACTTTCCGGCGAACGGGCGCCACCTGCGCTTGCTCGAACAGCTGGACGCCCGGCATCTGCGCCTGGGGTGCACGCCGGTGGTGAATCTCTTTCGACAGGCGGCGGAGCCGATACGGCTCACCCACCGCCGCACGGCCTACCCGGTGATGGCCGATGCGCGTGCGCCGCAGGCCTACGAGGTGGTCCGGATCGGACGGGTGCAGTGCATCGAAAGGGGGAGCGACACGACTGTCGTGCGCGACGTCCTGCCGCTCTACGCCGTCGATGGCGATGGGCGGGGCGAGTCGACTTCCTCGTTGCGATGGCGTGCCGGGCGCGAGCGGGCAACGCGAGCGGGCGACCGTGGCACCGACGTCGAGCTTCATCTGGTCGACGGCTCCTACTCGCCATCGCGTCCGGCCGCCGAGACCCTCAGCGTCGAACTGCTCTGCAGCAACCGCGACCTGCCGGAGCGCCTGCCCTTCGGCGGGAGCGAAAGCGGGTCGCACACAGACTTCTCTCTGCCGGGGCAGGCGATGGTTCGCCGCGTACGCCTGTTGCGCAAGCCGACGCTCAGCGTGAGACCGCCGGACCGGGCCGGCTGGCAGTGGCAGCTGGTGTCCCACCTGTCGCTGAACCACCTGTCGATTGCGGACGGCGACGGTGCGGCGTTGCGCGCCTTGCTGGCGCTCTATAACCCGACTGACAGGCAGGCTGTCCGGCGGCAGATCGACGGCATCCGTGCCGTCCGCAGCGCACCGTCGGTGGCAAGGCTGGCAGGCCCCGATTTTGCGAGCTGGGTCCGTGGCACGGATATCGAGCTGACGCTGGACGAAGAGTGTTACGTCGGCGGCAGTACCTATCTGTTTGCAGGGGTGCTGGAGCGCTTCTTCGCGCTGTACTGCGCGCCCAACAGCTTCGTCCGCCTGCGATACAGGACGTTGCAGAACGAGGAGACCGTGGTCGAATGGGCACCGCGCTCGGGCGAAGCCGTCGTGATCTGA
- the tssG gene encoding type VI secretion system baseplate subunit TssG, translating to MGTALGRSRRDLNRELAQEPCQFGFFQAVRLLALAQPDIPARRDYLPPALRFRTSVSLAFPASEVAGFRGEPAAVAEHQAAAPAELTVSFIGLTGPSGVLPTAYTELLSDRRLHGRDAASHAFLDVFNHRIVALFHAAWRKYRPWLVAEAGGDDDFAAQLLAVCGLGSPALRASLARGAERGLSLSVVLRYAGLLSQKPLSADALATVLRGVLGVELELTSFVGNWIALSPQERSRLGVGACELGSGAFCGDRAWDRQGKMGLRIGPVRRPLFDRLLPGGSRAELLRDLLRFAFGHALACDLTVVLDARDVRPARLMEEGAPVLGGDAWCCSRQDGADADDLRYALLA from the coding sequence ATGGGCACCGCGCTCGGGCGAAGCCGTCGTGATCTGAACAGGGAACTGGCGCAGGAGCCCTGCCAGTTCGGCTTTTTCCAGGCCGTGCGGCTGTTGGCCCTGGCTCAGCCCGACATCCCGGCGCGGCGGGACTACCTGCCGCCGGCGCTGCGCTTTCGCACGAGCGTGTCGCTGGCCTTTCCGGCAAGCGAGGTAGCCGGTTTCCGGGGCGAGCCTGCTGCGGTCGCGGAACATCAGGCGGCAGCGCCGGCGGAACTGACGGTCAGTTTCATCGGATTGACCGGTCCGAGCGGCGTGCTCCCCACCGCCTACACCGAGCTGCTGTCCGATCGGCGGCTGCATGGGCGCGACGCCGCCAGCCACGCTTTTCTCGACGTCTTCAATCACCGCATCGTGGCCTTGTTCCATGCCGCATGGCGCAAATACAGACCTTGGCTGGTCGCCGAAGCGGGCGGGGACGACGACTTTGCGGCGCAGCTGCTCGCAGTCTGCGGACTCGGCTCGCCTGCCTTGAGGGCAAGTCTTGCAAGGGGGGCCGAGCGCGGGCTGAGCCTATCGGTCGTGCTGCGCTACGCCGGCCTGCTGTCGCAGAAGCCGCTGTCGGCCGATGCGCTGGCGACGGTGCTGCGTGGGGTGCTGGGCGTCGAGCTCGAGCTGACATCCTTTGTCGGCAACTGGATCGCGCTGTCGCCGCAGGAGCGCTCCCGCCTCGGCGTGGGCGCATGCGAACTGGGCAGTGGCGCATTCTGCGGCGATCGTGCGTGGGACCGGCAGGGGAAGATGGGACTGCGGATCGGTCCGGTGCGACGACCGTTGTTCGACCGCCTGCTGCCGGGGGGCAGCCGCGCCGAACTGTTGCGCGACCTGCTGCGCTTCGCCTTCGGACATGCGCTTGCTTGCGATCTGACCGTGGTACTCGACGCCCGCGATGTCCGGCCCGCCCGGCTGATGGAGGAGGGCGCCCCGGTTCTGGGGGGAGATGCCTGGTGCTGCTCGCGACAGGATGGTGCTGATGCCGACGATCTGCGTTACGCGCTGCTCGCCTAG
- the fliJ gene encoding flagellar export protein FliJ — translation MTGKFPLQPLLDLANTRMDEAARRLGELIASQRDGQQKLEMLQGYRDEYHARFVEAARNGIGPDAWRNFSAFIGKLDDAIAAQRRVVEQSRDRTAQGQEVWLAQRNRVKAFDTLSQRHQAGVAKQDAKREQKLSDEHTARRYAGGTKDDS, via the coding sequence ATGACCGGGAAATTCCCCCTGCAACCCCTGCTCGACCTTGCCAACACGCGCATGGACGAAGCCGCGCGCCGGCTTGGCGAGCTGATCGCATCCCAACGCGACGGCCAGCAGAAGCTCGAGATGCTGCAGGGTTACCGCGACGAATACCACGCCCGCTTCGTCGAAGCCGCCCGCAACGGCATCGGCCCCGACGCCTGGCGCAACTTCAGCGCTTTCATCGGCAAGCTGGACGACGCCATCGCCGCCCAGCGCCGGGTGGTGGAACAATCACGCGACCGCACCGCGCAGGGCCAGGAGGTGTGGCTGGCACAGCGCAACCGGGTCAAGGCCTTCGACACCCTGTCGCAGCGCCACCAGGCCGGGGTGGCCAAGCAGGACGCCAAGCGCGAGCAGAAACTGAGCGACGAGCACACCGCCCGCCGCTATGCAGGCGGCACCAAGGACGACAGCTAG
- the fliI gene encoding flagellar protein export ATPase FliI encodes MDRHGALWRAFLQDGRSLVEASNPFQYAGRLTRINGLVMEASGLRLPLGSGCQIAVPGSGAVEAEVVGFNGEKLYMMPTDDVFGLAPGAQVLPMENTVPRLVPGKRLGPRRRASDRAKHLPVGNAMLGRVVDGAGRPLDGLGPLNTQETRSLQGRAVNPLNRAPIAQPLDVGIRAINSLLTVGRGQRLGLFAGSGVGKSVLIGMMARFTSADIIVVGLIGERGREVKEFIEHNLGAEGRKRSVVVAAPADNSPLMRLQGAAYATTIAEYFRDQGKQVLLIMDSLTRYAMAQREIALAIGEPPVTRGYPPSVFARLPALVERAGNGPDGGGSITAFYTVLAEGDDQQDPIADSARAILDGHFVLSRSLADQGHYPAIDIEQSISRAMHTLVDNAHFDLVRRFKQLFSRYQRSRDLIAVGAYQPGAEPLLDLAVALYPRLEAFLQQRVDEREPYESAVMKLAQLFAAGGG; translated from the coding sequence ATGGACCGCCACGGCGCCCTGTGGCGAGCCTTCCTGCAAGATGGCCGCAGCCTGGTCGAAGCATCCAACCCCTTCCAGTACGCGGGCCGGCTGACGCGCATCAACGGCCTGGTGATGGAAGCCTCCGGCTTGCGCCTGCCGCTCGGCTCCGGCTGCCAGATCGCGGTACCGGGCAGCGGTGCGGTGGAAGCCGAAGTGGTCGGCTTCAACGGCGAAAAGCTCTACATGATGCCGACCGACGACGTGTTCGGCCTGGCCCCGGGCGCCCAGGTGCTGCCGATGGAGAACACCGTGCCGCGGCTGGTGCCCGGCAAACGCCTGGGCCCGCGCCGGCGTGCCTCGGACCGCGCCAAGCACCTGCCGGTGGGCAATGCCATGCTCGGCCGCGTGGTCGACGGCGCCGGCCGCCCGCTCGACGGGCTCGGCCCGCTCAACACCCAGGAAACCCGCTCACTGCAGGGCCGTGCGGTGAATCCGCTCAACCGTGCGCCGATCGCCCAGCCGCTCGACGTCGGCATCCGCGCGATCAACAGCCTGCTCACCGTCGGCCGCGGCCAACGCCTCGGCCTCTTCGCCGGCTCAGGCGTCGGCAAGTCGGTGCTGATCGGGATGATGGCGCGCTTCACCTCGGCGGACATCATCGTCGTCGGCCTGATCGGCGAACGGGGCCGCGAAGTGAAGGAGTTCATCGAGCACAACCTCGGCGCCGAGGGCCGCAAACGTTCGGTGGTGGTCGCCGCGCCGGCCGACAACAGCCCGCTGATGCGGCTGCAAGGTGCCGCCTACGCCACCACCATCGCCGAGTATTTCCGCGACCAGGGCAAGCAGGTGCTGCTGATCATGGATTCGCTCACCCGCTACGCCATGGCGCAGCGCGAGATCGCACTCGCCATCGGCGAGCCGCCGGTCACCCGCGGCTACCCGCCGTCGGTGTTCGCGCGCTTGCCGGCTCTGGTGGAACGCGCCGGCAACGGCCCCGACGGCGGCGGTTCGATCACCGCGTTCTATACGGTGCTCGCCGAGGGCGACGACCAGCAGGATCCGATTGCGGACTCGGCCCGCGCCATCCTCGACGGCCACTTCGTGCTCTCGCGCAGTCTCGCCGACCAGGGCCACTACCCTGCGATCGACATCGAGCAGTCGATCTCGCGTGCCATGCACACGCTGGTCGACAACGCCCACTTCGACTTGGTCCGCCGCTTCAAGCAGCTCTTCTCGCGCTACCAGCGCTCGCGCGACCTCATCGCCGTCGGCGCCTACCAACCGGGCGCCGAGCCACTGCTCGACCTGGCGGTGGCGCTGTACCCGCGTCTGGAGGCCTTCCTGCAGCAGCGTGTCGATGAGCGCGAACCCTATGAGAGCGCGGTGATGAAACTCGCCCAGCTGTTTGCCGCGGGCGGCGGCTGA
- the fliH gene encoding flagellar assembly protein FliH: protein MSISRHQAVGAYRPWAPPAFDGNDETAPPQEEQAPLAQEAAPVPEPAPDIDPALLAGLNNLPTAEELERMHEDARAAGHAEGYAAGQQAGQEAGHEQGFRQGYEEGRTLAEQQAARLAELAGNLDQALTQLDAEVAEELMALAIEIARQMVQHTLLERPDSVVETVRAALGQLPHNHAQIRVHPEDAALVREHLGDQIAHAGQRLVEDSTLSRGGCRIDSAGAQIDATMETRWRRILENLGRHNAQWDEAP, encoded by the coding sequence ATGAGCATCTCGCGTCACCAAGCCGTCGGCGCCTACCGGCCATGGGCCCCGCCCGCCTTCGACGGCAACGACGAAACCGCACCGCCGCAGGAAGAGCAGGCGCCGCTTGCGCAGGAGGCCGCGCCGGTGCCCGAGCCCGCCCCGGACATCGATCCGGCCTTGCTGGCCGGTCTGAACAACCTGCCCACCGCGGAAGAGCTCGAGCGCATGCACGAGGACGCGCGCGCCGCGGGACATGCCGAAGGCTATGCCGCCGGCCAGCAGGCGGGCCAGGAAGCCGGCCACGAGCAGGGCTTTCGCCAGGGCTACGAAGAAGGCAGGACGCTCGCCGAGCAGCAGGCGGCCCGCCTCGCTGAACTCGCCGGCAATCTCGACCAGGCGCTCACCCAGCTCGACGCCGAAGTCGCCGAGGAACTGATGGCACTCGCCATCGAAATCGCCCGCCAGATGGTGCAGCACACACTCCTGGAGCGGCCGGACAGCGTGGTCGAGACGGTGCGCGCCGCGCTCGGCCAGTTGCCGCACAACCACGCGCAGATCCGTGTGCATCCGGAAGATGCCGCGCTGGTGCGCGAACACCTCGGCGACCAGATCGCCCACGCCGGCCAGCGCCTGGTGGAAGACAGCACGCTCAGTCGCGGCGGCTGCCGCATCGATTCGGCCGGCGCGCAGATCGACGCCACCATGGAGACGCGCTGGCGGCGCATCCTGGAAAACCTCGGCCGCCACAACGCGCAGTGGGACGAGGCCCCCTGA
- the fliG gene encoding flagellar motor switch protein FliG, whose translation MMTPEEGLESAALLLLTLGADEASEVLKHLGPREVQKLGMKMATMPAQPRTRVEPLLEELESHFGKGSPIHADEEQIRQMLTKALGDERAAHLISRVLQGSDTAGIESLKWMDSPTAADLIKNEHPQIIATILVHLETDQAGEILKYFPERLRNDVILRIATLDGVQPTALKELNDALTRMLAGASTVKKAAMGGVRHAAEILNFVGSAVETAVIDNVREYDPDLAQKILDEMFVFENLMDIDDRGIQTILREVQSDSLIVALKGASPELRENIFKNMSSRAAEMMREDLEAKGPVRLSEVEAEQKEILKIVRRLAEEGQVMMGGKGGDDGFV comes from the coding sequence GTGATGACACCGGAAGAAGGACTGGAAAGCGCCGCCCTGCTGCTGCTGACCTTGGGCGCCGACGAAGCCTCGGAAGTGCTCAAGCACCTCGGCCCGCGCGAGGTGCAGAAGCTGGGCATGAAGATGGCGACCATGCCGGCACAGCCGCGCACCCGGGTGGAACCGCTGCTCGAAGAGCTGGAATCCCACTTCGGCAAGGGTTCGCCCATCCACGCCGACGAAGAGCAGATCCGCCAGATGCTGACCAAGGCGCTGGGCGACGAGCGTGCCGCCCACCTCATCTCGCGCGTGCTGCAGGGCTCGGACACCGCCGGCATCGAAAGCCTGAAGTGGATGGATTCGCCCACCGCCGCCGATCTCATCAAGAACGAGCACCCGCAGATCATCGCCACCATCCTGGTGCACCTCGAAACCGACCAGGCCGGCGAGATCCTCAAGTACTTCCCGGAACGCCTGCGCAACGACGTGATCCTGCGGATCGCCACCCTGGACGGCGTGCAGCCGACCGCGCTGAAGGAGCTCAACGACGCGCTCACCCGCATGCTGGCCGGCGCCTCCACCGTCAAGAAGGCGGCGATGGGCGGCGTGCGCCATGCGGCCGAGATCCTCAACTTCGTCGGGTCGGCGGTGGAAACCGCAGTCATCGACAACGTGCGCGAGTACGATCCGGACCTGGCGCAGAAGATCCTCGACGAAATGTTCGTGTTCGAAAACCTCATGGACATCGACGACCGCGGCATCCAGACCATCCTGCGCGAGGTCCAGTCCGATTCGCTCATCGTCGCGCTCAAGGGCGCCTCGCCGGAATTGCGCGAGAATATCTTCAAGAACATGTCCAGCCGCGCCGCCGAGATGATGCGCGAGGATCTCGAAGCCAAGGGGCCGGTGCGGCTGTCCGAAGTCGAGGCCGAGCAGAAGGAAATCCTCAAGATCGTCCGCCGCCTGGCCGAGGAAGGCCAGGTGATGATGGGCGGCAAGGGAGGCGACGATGGCTTCGTCTGA